A single window of Eucalyptus grandis isolate ANBG69807.140 chromosome 1, ASM1654582v1, whole genome shotgun sequence DNA harbors:
- the LOC120294988 gene encoding major allergen Pru av 1-like produces the protein MEYFRTEIKSSIPPAQAFEAIVRALNLISRVLLPFLKSVELVEETTGSEGHRNKVVKHKLEVLDGSYSYSNSITESNMLANTLENTSYEVKISASPEGGSVCRSASKYFARGNVDNTEEKIKAVREKAFTMFGAIEACLANPETCESVCG, from the exons ATGGAATACTTCAGGACTGAGATCAAGTCCTCCATCCCCCCAGCCCAGGCGTTCGAGGCCATCGTTAGGGCCTTAAACCTCATCTCCAGAGTCTTATTGCCTTTCCTCAAGAGTGTCGAGCTTGTCGAGGAGACCACTGGCAGCGAAG GCCATCGGAACAAGGTAGTGAAGCACAAGCTTGAGGTCCTGGATGGGAGCTACTCCTACTCCAATTCAATCACGGAGAGCAACATGCTGGCCAACACCTTGGAGAACACTAGCTACGAGGTGAAGATCAGTGCATCACCGGAGGGAGGCTCGGTGTGCAGGAGCGCTAGCAAATACTTCGCCAGGGGCAACGTGGACAACACCGAGGAGAAGATCAAGGCTGTGAGAGAGAAGGCTTTCACTATGTTTGGGGCCATCGAGGCTTGCCTCGCGAACCCTGAGACTTGTGAATCTGTGTGTGGTTAA